One Vibrio sp. 16 genomic window carries:
- the purU gene encoding formyltetrahydrofolate deformylase: protein MEKKTLLTHCTDAPGLISKITNICYKHQLNIIHNNEFVDNTSGHFFMRTELEGYFNDETFLADLDQALPQGAKRKLIGSNRKRIVILVTKEAHCIGDILMKNYDGSLDVDIAAVVGNYDTLQSLTEKFDIPYHHVSHEGLNREEHEQKMLEVIDQYQADYLVLAKYMRVLTPSFVEKYHHKIINIHHSFLPAFIGAKPYQQAYERGVKIIGATAHFVTNDLDEGPIIKQDVIPVDHNFSAQDMAQAGRDVEKNVLSKALNKVLNDHVFVYGNKTVIL, encoded by the coding sequence ATGGAAAAGAAAACACTACTGACACACTGCACAGATGCGCCTGGACTGATCTCCAAGATCACTAACATCTGTTACAAGCATCAACTGAATATCATTCATAATAATGAGTTTGTTGATAATACTAGCGGCCACTTCTTCATGCGTACCGAGCTTGAGGGTTACTTCAATGATGAAACTTTCCTTGCTGACCTTGATCAGGCACTGCCCCAAGGTGCAAAGCGCAAATTAATTGGCTCGAACCGCAAACGCATTGTGATTCTGGTTACGAAAGAAGCTCACTGCATCGGCGACATCTTGATGAAAAATTACGATGGCAGTTTGGATGTGGATATCGCTGCGGTTGTCGGTAACTACGACACGCTACAAAGCTTAACGGAAAAGTTTGATATTCCTTACCACCATGTGTCTCATGAAGGTTTGAATCGCGAAGAGCACGAGCAAAAAATGCTGGAAGTGATCGACCAATACCAAGCGGACTACTTAGTGCTAGCTAAGTACATGCGTGTGTTAACGCCTTCATTTGTTGAAAAATATCATCACAAAATCATCAATATTCACCACAGTTTCCTACCTGCGTTTATTGGTGCTAAACCTTACCAACAGGCGTATGAGCGTGGTGTAAAAATCATTGGTGCCACTGCCCACTTCGTAACCAATGACCTTGATGAAGGGCCGATCATCAAGCAGGACGTAATTCCTGTGGATCATAACTTCAGCGCCCAAGACATGGCGCAAGCAGGCCGAGACGTTGAGAAAAACGTGCTCAGCAAAGCGCTTAACAAGGTGCTCAATGACCATGTGTTTGTCTACGGCAACAAAACCGTCATTTTGTAA
- a CDS encoding NADPH-dependent 2,4-dienoyl-CoA reductase: MYPNLLQPLDLGFTQIRNRVLMGSMHTGLEEHKEGLGKLAAFYAERAKGGVGLIVTGGFSPNLRGRLHPFSAEFSKPKHAKAHQVVTEAVHEHGGKIALQLLHAGRYAMHPFSQSASSIKAPIAKFAPSEMSTRQIKKTIDAFANSASLAQLAGYDGVEVMGSEGYLINQFICKRTNMRYDEWGGSYENRMRFPLEIVKSIRKAVGEKFIIIFRLSMLDLVEEGSTFDEVVMLAKELEKAGVTIINTGIGWHEARIPTIATQVPRGAFTWVTEKVRPHVNVPIVTCNRINTPEEAERILSSGHADMVSMARPFLADPHFVIKAENNQSQLINTCIGCNQACLDNVFKGKRASCLVNPLACREDELVVTPTAKPKNIAVVGAGPAGLSCATTLAKRGHQVDLFERNDRIGGQFRLAMQIPGKEEFRETIRYFANLIDETGVKLHLETEANFDLLNEYDEVIMASGVEPRKVKIDGIDNPEKVVDYQTLIRDKTFVGNKVAIVGAGGIGVDVATMLTEPTGHNLDDWLHEWGIDKEIAHPGGLYPYPDSLSDKEVWVLQRRKGRVGKGPGKTTGWIHKRTLEKRGVNLLGGVSYEKIDDQGLHITADGESKLLEADKVIICAGQESVRPFEDKWHLLGDKLHIIGGADYAGELDAVRAIRQGVELAVKL, from the coding sequence ATGTACCCAAATCTATTACAGCCGTTAGATCTAGGATTTACTCAAATCAGAAACCGAGTCTTAATGGGCTCTATGCATACTGGACTTGAAGAACACAAAGAAGGTCTAGGAAAACTCGCGGCTTTTTACGCTGAACGTGCAAAAGGCGGGGTAGGTTTAATCGTAACCGGTGGTTTTTCTCCAAACTTGCGTGGACGCTTACATCCATTTAGCGCAGAGTTTAGCAAACCCAAGCACGCAAAGGCGCATCAGGTTGTTACTGAGGCTGTACATGAACATGGCGGCAAAATTGCGTTACAACTGCTTCATGCAGGTCGATACGCCATGCATCCTTTCTCCCAAAGTGCTTCATCGATTAAGGCGCCGATCGCGAAATTCGCGCCGAGTGAAATGAGCACGCGTCAAATTAAGAAAACCATTGATGCGTTCGCAAACAGTGCCTCGCTCGCTCAGTTAGCGGGGTATGACGGTGTTGAAGTCATGGGCTCGGAAGGCTATCTCATCAACCAGTTTATCTGTAAGCGAACCAACATGCGCTACGATGAGTGGGGCGGCAGTTATGAGAATCGCATGCGCTTTCCTCTTGAGATCGTCAAGTCGATTCGCAAAGCGGTAGGCGAGAAATTTATCATTATCTTCCGCTTATCCATGCTTGATCTGGTGGAAGAGGGCAGTACGTTTGATGAAGTCGTGATGCTGGCTAAAGAGCTAGAAAAAGCAGGCGTGACGATCATCAACACAGGGATTGGTTGGCATGAGGCTCGCATTCCAACTATTGCAACTCAAGTACCTCGCGGCGCGTTTACTTGGGTTACGGAAAAAGTACGCCCGCACGTGAATGTACCTATCGTAACGTGCAACCGAATCAACACTCCGGAAGAGGCGGAAAGAATCTTGTCCAGTGGGCATGCAGACATGGTTTCTATGGCGCGTCCTTTCTTGGCAGATCCCCATTTCGTTATCAAAGCTGAGAACAACCAATCGCAACTTATCAACACCTGCATTGGGTGTAACCAAGCATGTTTGGATAATGTGTTTAAGGGCAAGCGTGCGAGCTGTTTAGTCAATCCACTGGCCTGTCGTGAAGATGAGTTGGTGGTCACGCCAACAGCCAAACCGAAGAATATTGCGGTCGTGGGCGCAGGGCCTGCGGGCTTATCCTGTGCGACGACCCTTGCCAAACGTGGTCATCAAGTGGACCTGTTTGAGCGCAACGATCGCATTGGTGGCCAGTTCCGCCTTGCTATGCAGATCCCAGGTAAAGAAGAGTTTCGTGAGACCATTCGCTACTTCGCCAATCTAATTGACGAAACTGGCGTCAAACTGCACTTAGAAACGGAAGCCAACTTCGATCTGCTCAACGAGTATGATGAAGTGATTATGGCGTCTGGCGTGGAGCCGAGAAAAGTGAAGATTGATGGTATCGACAATCCTGAAAAAGTGGTCGATTACCAGACGCTTATTCGTGACAAAACTTTTGTCGGGAACAAAGTGGCGATCGTCGGCGCTGGTGGCATTGGTGTCGATGTCGCGACGATGTTAACTGAACCAACAGGTCACAACCTTGACGACTGGTTGCATGAATGGGGCATCGATAAGGAAATCGCCCATCCTGGTGGTTTGTATCCATACCCAGATTCATTGAGTGATAAAGAGGTCTGGGTCCTACAACGTCGTAAAGGCAGAGTGGGTAAAGGTCCGGGCAAGACAACGGGGTGGATTCATAAACGCACCTTAGAAAAGCGGGGAGTCAATTTATTGGGCGGCGTGAGCTACGAGAAGATTGATGATCAAGGCCTACATATTACCGCTGACGGCGAATCCAAGTTACTTGAAGCGGATAAGGTGATCATTTGTGCGGGCCAAGAGTCAGTAAGACCGTTTGAAGATAAATGGCATTTACTCGGCGATAAACTGCATATCATTGGTGGCGCAGATTATGCGGGCGAGTTGGATGCAGTCCGTGCGATTCGCCAAGGTGTCGAACTGGCCGTTAAGCTATAG
- the sppA gene encoding signal peptide peptidase SppA, producing the protein MKKLFKFIGLFFKGIWKLITFVRLALTNLFFLASIAIIYFVYFHAQSEAPTVPTESALILNLSGPIVEQPNYVNPMDSFTGSLIGQDLPKENILFDIVETLRYAKDDPKISGLVLALGDLPETNLTKLRYIAKALNEFKASGKPIYAAGGFYNQSQYYLASYADKVYLAPDGAVLLKGYSSYSLYYKTLLEKLNVNTHVFRVGTYKSAIEPFVRDDMSEEAKESASRWLSQLWGAFVDDIAANRQIKPESLNLSMDEFLTLLKKNDGDLAALSLNIGLVDQLATRQQVRAELIDVFGSNGEDSYNHISYYDYQPTMAPSFSTSANDIAVVVASGAIMDGSQPRGTVGGDTVAALLRQARNDDKVKAVVLRVDSPGGSAFASEVIRNEIEALKEAGKPVVASMSSLAASGGYWISMSADRIVAQPTTLTGSIGIFSVITTFEKGLNELGVYTDGVGTSPFSDVGVTTGLSEGAAEAFQLGIEHGYKRFTQLVSDNRNISLTQLDNIAQGRVWTGQDAMKFGLVDSIGDFDDAVSLAAELAEVENYDIYWVEEPLSPAQQFIQDLMNQVKVSVGIDINSYLPPALQPVLKQVSADADLLQSFNDPKGHYAFCLNCMVQ; encoded by the coding sequence ATGAAAAAACTATTTAAGTTTATCGGTCTATTCTTCAAAGGGATTTGGAAACTCATCACCTTTGTGCGTCTAGCGCTTACCAACCTGTTTTTCTTAGCCTCAATAGCGATCATCTATTTTGTCTATTTTCACGCACAAAGCGAAGCGCCAACCGTTCCCACTGAGTCAGCTCTTATTCTCAACCTGTCTGGCCCTATCGTTGAACAGCCGAACTACGTCAATCCAATGGATTCGTTTACTGGCTCCTTGATCGGTCAAGACTTGCCCAAAGAAAATATCTTGTTCGATATCGTTGAGACACTCCGCTACGCAAAAGATGACCCTAAAATTAGTGGCTTAGTACTTGCTCTTGGCGATTTGCCTGAAACCAACTTAACTAAACTTCGCTACATTGCAAAAGCGTTGAACGAGTTTAAAGCGTCAGGCAAACCGATTTATGCCGCTGGCGGATTCTACAATCAGAGCCAATATTACTTAGCCAGTTACGCAGACAAAGTATACCTCGCCCCTGACGGCGCGGTTCTGTTAAAGGGTTACAGCTCATACTCACTCTATTACAAAACGCTACTCGAGAAGCTCAACGTCAACACGCATGTATTCCGAGTGGGGACTTACAAATCTGCCATAGAGCCTTTTGTTCGTGATGACATGTCAGAAGAAGCAAAAGAGTCGGCTTCTCGTTGGTTAAGTCAACTTTGGGGAGCGTTTGTTGATGATATCGCCGCGAATCGACAAATTAAGCCTGAGTCGCTAAACCTGAGCATGGATGAATTCCTAACGCTACTAAAGAAAAACGATGGTGACCTCGCTGCGCTGTCGCTGAACATTGGTTTGGTTGATCAACTGGCGACCCGCCAACAAGTACGTGCAGAACTGATTGATGTGTTTGGGAGCAATGGTGAAGACAGCTACAACCACATTAGTTACTACGACTACCAACCCACCATGGCGCCATCATTTAGCACCAGTGCAAATGACATCGCAGTTGTGGTCGCAAGTGGTGCCATAATGGACGGTAGCCAGCCACGCGGAACGGTCGGAGGCGATACGGTCGCGGCCCTGCTTCGTCAAGCGCGCAATGATGACAAAGTCAAAGCGGTTGTCCTACGCGTGGACAGCCCGGGCGGTAGTGCCTTTGCCTCTGAGGTGATTCGCAATGAAATTGAAGCCCTCAAAGAAGCTGGAAAACCTGTTGTCGCGTCTATGTCGAGCTTAGCGGCATCGGGAGGCTACTGGATTTCGATGAGTGCTGACCGCATTGTCGCGCAACCAACGACCTTGACGGGCTCTATTGGTATCTTCAGTGTCATCACCACCTTTGAGAAAGGATTGAATGAACTCGGCGTCTACACCGATGGCGTTGGCACATCACCATTTTCAGATGTCGGTGTGACGACAGGTTTATCAGAGGGGGCAGCAGAAGCGTTCCAACTTGGCATTGAGCACGGCTACAAACGCTTCACTCAGTTGGTCAGTGATAACCGCAATATCTCTCTTACCCAGCTTGATAACATTGCCCAAGGACGAGTCTGGACTGGCCAAGATGCGATGAAGTTTGGCTTAGTGGATAGCATTGGCGACTTTGATGATGCCGTTAGCCTCGCGGCCGAACTTGCAGAAGTCGAAAACTACGACATTTACTGGGTGGAAGAACCATTAAGCCCTGCCCAGCAGTTCATTCAAGATTTGATGAACCAAGTGAAAGTCTCTGTTGGGATTGATATTAACAGCTATCTGCCACCAGCACTGCAACCTGTGCTCAAACAAGTCAGCGCAGACGCTGATTTGCTGCAGAGCTTTAACGACCCGAAAGGCCATTACGCCTTCTGTTTGAACTGTATGGTGCAATAA
- the ansA gene encoding asparaginase has protein sequence MARKHIYIAYTGGTIGMQKSHDHGYVPVAGFMEKQLASMPEFHRPEMPEFTIHEYDPLIDSSDMTPKDWQQIADDIRANYDKYDGFVILHGTDTMAYTASALSFMLENLGKPVIVTGSQIPLAELRSDGQANLLNALHIAANYPINEVTLFFNNKLMRGNRSTKSHADGFNAFTSPNLPPLLEAGINIQISNDIKVGHVPEGEFKVHDITPQPIGVITMYPGISHEVIRNTLLQPVNAMILLTFGVGNAPQNPELLSHLKDASERGVIVVNLTQCLAGKVNMGGYATGCALAEAGVISGYDMTPEAALAKLHYLLSQDLSYEQVKVKMQQVLRGEMSI, from the coding sequence ATGGCAAGAAAACACATCTATATCGCTTATACGGGCGGCACCATTGGTATGCAGAAGTCGCATGATCACGGTTACGTTCCTGTCGCTGGCTTTATGGAAAAACAACTGGCGAGCATGCCAGAATTCCACCGCCCAGAAATGCCAGAGTTCACCATCCATGAATACGATCCACTGATCGATTCCTCGGATATGACTCCAAAAGATTGGCAGCAAATCGCTGATGACATTCGTGCCAACTACGACAAATATGACGGTTTCGTTATTCTGCACGGCACTGACACCATGGCCTATACCGCTTCAGCTCTCTCTTTTATGTTAGAGAACCTTGGTAAGCCGGTCATTGTAACTGGTTCGCAAATCCCACTGGCAGAGCTACGCTCTGACGGCCAAGCGAACTTGTTGAATGCACTCCACATCGCAGCAAATTATCCGATCAATGAAGTGACGTTGTTCTTCAACAACAAGCTGATGCGTGGCAATCGCAGTACCAAATCTCACGCTGACGGTTTTAATGCCTTTACGTCTCCAAACTTACCCCCTTTGCTCGAAGCTGGGATTAATATCCAGATCAGCAATGACATTAAGGTTGGGCATGTTCCAGAAGGCGAATTTAAAGTACACGATATTACGCCGCAGCCAATTGGTGTCATTACCATGTACCCAGGTATCTCTCACGAGGTCATTCGAAATACATTGCTGCAACCGGTCAATGCGATGATCTTGCTGACTTTTGGCGTTGGTAATGCGCCGCAAAACCCTGAGCTTCTTAGTCACTTAAAAGACGCCTCTGAGCGCGGTGTGATCGTCGTTAACCTCACCCAATGTTTGGCAGGCAAGGTGAATATGGGTGGCTACGCGACCGGATGTGCCCTTGCCGAAGCGGGCGTGATCAGCGGCTACGATATGACCCCAGAAGCTGCTCTTGCCAAGCTTCACTATCTACTTAGCCAAGACCTCTCATATGAGCAAGTGAAAGTGAAAATGCAGCAAGTCTTGCGCGGTGAGATGAGTATCTAA
- a CDS encoding TetR/AcrR family transcriptional regulator, translating to MMEKKQSRSDLKRSAIVEAAIEAFREEGVKATSMDRLAKLANVSKRTIYNHFVSKEALVLHLLSELWQRAMMESEVSYNRDQPLETQLAALLTKELEFLSSPQYQDLARVAFDYLFSNPDMLQEELKKLSEKETAVYRWIVAAQDDGKLIELDADLAKEQLHSLIKGSALWPQLMRLRQPLTEAEKQRLVDETTKLFLARYQQHSLG from the coding sequence ATGATGGAAAAGAAGCAGAGTCGCAGTGATCTAAAACGATCAGCAATTGTCGAAGCAGCGATCGAAGCGTTTCGTGAAGAGGGCGTCAAGGCGACGAGCATGGATAGATTGGCTAAACTGGCCAACGTGTCCAAGCGAACCATTTACAATCACTTTGTGAGCAAAGAGGCGCTCGTACTCCATTTGTTGTCGGAATTATGGCAACGGGCGATGATGGAAAGCGAAGTGAGTTACAACCGTGACCAGCCTTTGGAAACCCAGCTCGCTGCGCTTTTGACCAAAGAGCTTGAGTTTTTGTCTTCCCCACAATATCAAGATCTCGCACGTGTTGCTTTTGATTACTTGTTCAGCAATCCTGATATGCTGCAAGAAGAGCTGAAGAAGTTATCGGAAAAAGAGACGGCGGTTTATCGTTGGATAGTCGCGGCGCAAGATGATGGGAAGTTGATTGAACTAGACGCAGACCTTGCGAAAGAGCAGTTGCATAGCTTAATCAAAGGAAGTGCGCTTTGGCCACAATTGATGCGTTTACGCCAACCGCTGACAGAGGCAGAGAAACAACGTTTAGTCGATGAAACGACGAAACTCTTTTTAGCGCGCTACCAACAGCACTCACTAGGTTGA
- a CDS encoding MBL fold metallo-hydrolase, protein MKFAMFALLGLLVAIAFITLSSNKNRFQNSEIAYSSSLGDTLRILHAFITTPRLDPTPTQPLPIQPMNEQALFSTKRDSLYRIGHSSVLLNLDDNWILTDPVLSERASPVQWAGPKRFHPSPINASNLPPIDIVIISHDHYDHLDKNTIQAIAKKVGTFVTPLKVGDLLISWGVTPEKVVQLDWWQSTFVNGIELVATPSQHFSGRGLLDRNQTLWSSWVILGTQHRVFFSGDSGYFSGFESIGKRYGPFDVTLIESGAYNSLWQDIHMMPDESVQAHIDLRGKYMIPIHNGTFDLSMHPWYEPLERITDISSQRGVQLITPAFGQLVELESPPFEQQWWKTESIASEPISQFEPVIDNIVKEKSNG, encoded by the coding sequence ATGAAATTTGCCATGTTTGCCCTGTTAGGATTGTTGGTCGCTATCGCGTTCATCACTCTTAGTTCGAACAAAAATCGTTTCCAAAACAGCGAAATCGCGTACTCGTCGTCGTTGGGCGATACATTGCGAATCTTACATGCATTTATTACCACTCCTCGTTTGGATCCGACACCGACCCAGCCACTCCCTATTCAACCAATGAATGAGCAAGCACTTTTTTCCACCAAGCGGGACTCACTCTACCGAATTGGTCACTCTAGCGTTCTACTAAACCTAGACGATAACTGGATTTTGACTGACCCAGTCTTGAGTGAACGAGCATCTCCTGTTCAATGGGCTGGCCCCAAACGCTTTCATCCAAGCCCAATTAACGCATCCAACTTGCCACCTATCGACATCGTAATCATCAGTCACGATCACTATGATCACCTCGATAAAAACACCATCCAAGCCATTGCAAAGAAGGTAGGAACATTTGTTACTCCACTAAAAGTTGGGGACCTATTGATAAGTTGGGGAGTCACCCCAGAAAAAGTGGTTCAGCTTGATTGGTGGCAAAGTACCTTTGTGAATGGCATTGAGCTAGTCGCTACCCCATCACAACACTTTTCAGGTAGAGGGTTACTGGATAGAAACCAGACTCTTTGGTCGAGCTGGGTAATATTGGGAACGCAACATCGTGTCTTCTTTAGCGGTGACAGTGGCTACTTCTCTGGCTTTGAATCGATTGGCAAACGCTATGGCCCATTTGATGTCACCCTGATTGAATCCGGCGCATATAACTCACTTTGGCAAGACATTCACATGATGCCCGACGAGTCTGTTCAAGCTCATATCGATCTTCGTGGTAAATACATGATTCCAATTCACAACGGTACGTTTGATCTCTCTATGCACCCTTGGTACGAGCCGCTTGAACGTATCACTGACATCTCTAGTCAAAGAGGTGTGCAACTCATCACTCCCGCTTTTGGTCAGCTTGTTGAACTCGAGTCACCACCTTTTGAGCAGCAATGGTGGAAAACCGAGTCGATTGCCAGCGAGCCGATATCTCAGTTTGAACCCGTTATCGACAATATCGTTAAGGAGAAGAGTAATGGTTAA
- a CDS encoding NAD-dependent epimerase/dehydratase family protein, with translation MVKCLVTGATGHLGNNLVRELSRQGHQVRAGVRNLSKSDSLKGVDCDIVYCDLLDVTSLQTALDGVDVLYQVAAVFKHWAEDEEKEIVEPNLIGTTNILRAAHEAGVKKVVYVSSIATLEQTARNQQGEIKVEGYNVSDQINPYCRAKTLAEQEAWKVAQELDLDMVTILPSTILGGEFKPNTESLDAFSAIVNGKMPFLYEMNLSPIDVNDVVKGMIKASTHGIRGKRYVLANTSTISSEEIIAIAQEVNPQLAAPKILSEQEIYALVDQAEKEALETQTRPKLIRSNVARSLKHRFVFDQRESLTDLKHTPIGAREVVRTTMASLYQPPAAE, from the coding sequence ATGGTTAAATGTTTAGTCACCGGCGCAACAGGCCACCTCGGCAACAATCTGGTTAGAGAATTAAGCCGACAAGGCCATCAGGTACGCGCCGGAGTGCGCAATCTCAGTAAGTCCGACTCGTTGAAGGGTGTCGATTGTGACATTGTGTATTGTGACTTACTAGACGTCACCTCTTTGCAAACGGCCTTAGACGGGGTTGACGTTCTCTACCAAGTCGCGGCCGTTTTCAAGCACTGGGCAGAAGATGAAGAAAAGGAGATCGTCGAGCCAAACCTTATCGGCACGACGAATATCTTGAGAGCTGCGCACGAAGCCGGAGTGAAAAAAGTCGTCTATGTCAGCTCGATAGCGACATTAGAGCAAACTGCGCGTAATCAACAAGGTGAGATAAAGGTAGAAGGCTACAATGTGTCGGATCAAATCAATCCCTATTGCCGGGCCAAAACACTTGCCGAGCAAGAGGCATGGAAAGTCGCGCAAGAGCTAGATCTGGATATGGTCACGATACTGCCATCCACCATACTTGGCGGCGAGTTTAAACCCAACACGGAATCTCTCGATGCGTTTTCAGCGATCGTAAATGGCAAGATGCCTTTCTTGTATGAGATGAACCTCAGCCCAATCGATGTTAACGATGTCGTCAAAGGGATGATTAAAGCCTCAACGCATGGCATTCGTGGCAAGCGCTATGTCCTTGCTAACACGTCGACCATTTCTAGCGAGGAGATCATCGCTATTGCTCAAGAGGTAAACCCACAACTTGCTGCGCCTAAAATACTGTCTGAACAAGAAATTTATGCACTTGTCGATCAAGCAGAAAAGGAAGCGTTAGAGACTCAGACTCGACCTAAACTGATTCGCAGCAATGTCGCGCGTTCACTTAAGCACCGATTTGTGTTTGATCAGCGAGAGTCACTAACGGATCTAAAGCACACTCCGATAGGTGCCCGAGAGGTCGTTCGAACCACAATGGCGTCTCTATATCAGCCACCAGCCGCGGAGTAA
- the serS gene encoding serine--tRNA ligase: MLDSKLLRTELDETAAKLARRGFKLDVETIRTLEEQRKSIQVEVENLQSTRNSISKQIGQKMAAGDKEGAEEIKKQIGTLGSDLDAKKVELDAVMAQLEEITLSVPNLPADDVPDGKDEDDNVEISRWGEPKTYDFELKDHVDLGEMGGGLDFASATKITGARFIVMKGQFARLHRAIAQFMLDLHTEEHGYSEMYVPYLVNSDSLFGTGQLPKFGKDLFHTEPLEEKVNDEEPRKLSLIPTAEVPVTNLVRDTISDEADLPLKMTAHTPCFRSEAGSYGRDTRGLIRMHQFDKVELVQITRPEDSMDALEELTGHAEKVLQLLELPYRKVVLCTGDMGFGARKTYDLEVWVPAQETYREISSCSNMWDFQARRMQARFRRKGEKKPELVHTLNGSGLAVGRTMVAILENNQEADGRIAIPTVLQKYMGGATHIG; this comes from the coding sequence ATGCTGGATTCTAAATTACTTCGTACAGAGCTGGATGAAACAGCTGCAAAACTAGCGCGTCGTGGCTTTAAGCTAGACGTAGAGACAATCCGTACACTTGAAGAGCAACGCAAGTCGATTCAAGTTGAAGTTGAAAATTTACAATCCACGCGTAACTCCATCTCTAAGCAGATCGGCCAAAAAATGGCGGCTGGCGATAAAGAAGGCGCTGAAGAGATCAAGAAACAAATCGGTACGCTAGGTAGCGATCTTGATGCTAAAAAAGTTGAACTTGATGCAGTAATGGCGCAACTTGAAGAGATCACGCTATCTGTGCCAAACCTGCCAGCTGATGATGTGCCAGATGGTAAAGACGAAGATGACAACGTAGAGATTTCTCGTTGGGGTGAGCCAAAAACTTACGACTTCGAACTAAAAGATCACGTTGATCTTGGTGAAATGGGTGGCGGTCTTGATTTTGCGAGTGCGACTAAAATCACTGGCGCACGTTTCATCGTGATGAAAGGTCAATTTGCTCGTCTACACCGTGCAATTGCTCAGTTCATGCTGGATCTACACACTGAAGAGCACGGTTACTCTGAAATGTACGTACCGTACCTAGTGAACTCTGACAGTCTATTTGGTACAGGTCAGCTACCTAAATTTGGTAAAGACCTGTTCCACACTGAGCCACTAGAAGAGAAAGTGAACGATGAAGAGCCGCGTAAACTGTCTTTGATTCCAACAGCAGAAGTACCAGTAACGAACCTTGTTCGCGATACGATCTCTGACGAAGCGGACCTACCGCTTAAGATGACCGCTCACACGCCATGTTTCCGTTCTGAAGCGGGGTCTTACGGTCGTGATACTCGTGGTTTGATTCGTATGCACCAGTTCGACAAAGTTGAGCTAGTACAAATCACTCGTCCAGAAGATTCAATGGACGCACTAGAAGAGCTAACTGGCCACGCAGAGAAAGTTCTACAACTTCTAGAACTGCCTTACCGTAAAGTGGTTCTATGTACTGGTGACATGGGCTTCGGTGCACGTAAAACTTACGACCTAGAAGTTTGGGTTCCAGCGCAAGAGACTTACCGTGAGATCTCATCTTGTTCAAACATGTGGGATTTCCAAGCTCGTCGTATGCAAGCGCGTTTCCGTCGTAAAGGCGAGAAGAAACCTGAGCTAGTGCACACGCTAAACGGTTCTGGTCTAGCAGTTGGTCGTACAATGGTCGCGATTCTAGAGAACAACCAAGAAGCAGATGGTCGCATCGCAATCCCTACAGTACTTCAGAAGTACATGGGCGGCGCAACGCACATCGGTTAA